TTTTGGAGGAGCGCATCAGCGCGACTGCTCATTGCGACTACACctccgactgcttcaactacacCTCAGACTGCTTCGACTACACCTCCGGCTGTttcgactacatcttcgactacttcgactataTCTCCAACTACTACGACTACTTTCTGGTGGCTGGCGCAACTGCACTGCGATCACCTGCACGGCATCAGCTCTTGATCGGCTACATCAAACAGACTTGACTAGCAATATCGAGTAATGGCGTATCTGGTGCCTTCGGCACTAGCTCCGCCTCTGGGTACATCCTAAATTTCTTGTTTATATTCGTTGTCTTCATTGCAAGCACAATATGCTATGCTCGTATTTCTGTCATGATTTATCTTATGTTTTGGATTAAAATGAACCGTAATTTGGCTCTAATTCCAACACAAACAACATTTGCCTTTGCGTTGCCGCCCAACCATTTAATGTCCAAACTATATATATGTAGTATGCAATTTTGTAATTTACACTATCATGCTACGATTTTTTGTTActaaaatatagaaaaaaatcCATCAGGACTAATTTGGAACGTTATATTAAAATTTCAGCCACAAGATCAAGTTAAATTGGATATTCCCTTACTACAAGGCATCCCCCCGTGAAGAGCTTGAACTACAGATTTCAGGGGGTGCCTTTACAACTGAAATTCTTTTGAGAGAAAATAAGCTTCTTGTTTGTAGTGAAAGCTGTAAATACATAAATGAGCAAACCAAAAACAAATGCTGCCCGCACAGATTACAGAGAATGGCCACTTAATAGGTATTTGTATTCATGCATATTCACAACAGGAGTTCCCTCATACTTCTTTCACGGATAATTTGCTTTCAACAGATTTCTAGAGTATTAATTTTTATGCATAGAACAAATTTTGTGGAGTATATATTTACTAAAGAATGGGTTGGAGTACGCAAACATAATGGCACAGTTCGAATCTATTTGTCATAAGAGGTTACAAATCACAAATTTTGCATGGAACAACATTATTAGAACAGCTACAATGGTTTTTGCATGGTCACACCAGTTTCTTTCATTGTTTCAAAAGAAAATCAGTTTTTTTTCACAGAAAAGGGTTATGTTTCCGAAAGAGGGATGGATTATTCTTCACAAAAAGGGTATGGATAACATTATTATTTGTTGAAACATACAACTTGCAAGTGATATATTATGCTGTTGCATGCTGTTTTACTCAGGTTCAAGTGCCTCCCTGCTAGTGTGTATTAGAATGGTTATCTTCGTTAAATATTTTTTTCCCGATTAAAAATAAAGATTCGGATAATTAACATGATGATATCCAGCCCATCCACGTACCATGCACACAGTGCTGCAGTCTCGCAGCACTTGATTACGAAATCTTGCTTTCTTTGATGGCAAACAAATACACAGAAATTCAAGATAAAGTTGGGCAGCCAAGGACAGAGACAGCAGGCGAAGCAGTGATTGCAGACTGAGACAGAAAGACGTGCCTATTGTATAAAATTAGTAGCCCCTGCTTCTATGATTGAAAGATTTATACAGCTGCATCCTCTTCCACCTCTTGCTCTTCCTTCTTTTAGAAAAGCAAGGGTAGCTCTCATTGCTATCTATGGACCTAGGGCAACACTGGTCAATCCCTCACCTGCTCCCCCTTATTTCATCTCGGATGTGATGGAAACAGTGTTTCATAAACAGTTTTGCAAGCAAAACTGTTGCTACGGACTTATAGAGTTCATTTGTAGATACACATTTGTTTGGAAGTCCAGCAATATGCTCCCTTGTTGCTATGGACCAGTCCAAAAGAGGCCAAGGGATGAAGGGAAGATGGAGGCAGGTAGTTCATCGTGCATTGTGCAGGATGGATCTGCCATGGCTTGCATGTGGAGTGTTGCTACTCACATGACACCTATGACACCATTTGGAGCATAGTGCCATATTTGTCTCTTCACGTATGGTTCTATGTGGGAAAAGTAAAGGTAATCTTAATCCGAGCACTACAATTTATAGTGGACCTTGTGGTCCTGTAAGATATGAGATGTGGGTTGTGCATCAGCCACTTTGCCAGTATTGAAAGTGTGATATTATGAATTGCATATGCATAAATAATACGGTGACCACCAATAGTGTAGGAGGTACGTGTCGAGAGTAGGGCATCCATCACGCGCCATTTGCATATATTGCTTGTGGGAAACAACTATGTGATGGTTCAATGTTAACTACCCATCAATCACTCCATATGCGCGTAAGGATTGGCATCTCATGGCAAGGAGAATCTTAGACGACATTGTTGATATTCTTCCATAGTTTTCAATTACACTTGGACTATGGGGGTTTTGTAGCACACCATTAGTGTCAAGAACTCTTGAGCCATTATCATGTGGTACGAATACTCCTACAGCGCCCGTTGAATAATTATCGATATAGACAATTTGAGTTGCCACCAACGCACTATCACTCACCAATTTAGTAGTCTTCTCCATGTCACAATATATAGGTGAAACATATCTCTTGCAAATCAAGGTGCACATTTCTCATATCTTCGAGATAAAACAATCCTATCAATGAGGTGTCCCCTTTTCTTCCATCCGTAAGGAAAATGTTGGAAGAGTTGTAATGCACATGGAGGTTTATCATGTGGTGTTCAAAGATATCTTGGAGCAACAATAGAGCATGCACCACGCATATGCATGTGCTGCACATTGGGTGGAGCCGTAGCAAAGTCCAGGGCTACTTCAAAAAGGATAATACTCCATACCCAGACACTACATACACTTTGTACTTTTTCCCTGTAGTCCAGGACGTGGGAATGATCCCGTGCTGCCGCCACAACATCTAGAGCTAGCGGCTTGCCCATGTGATGGGTGCAACTAGTGGAGCTCATTTTCTCACACTTTCCATGCTAAACGACTTGTGCCATATATGTAAGTTTGGTTGGTCTATGTCCTTTGAATTATCCTTTAGGCTCTATTTAAACCTTACAACATTTGCAGAACCATACTCAAATTGGGCTTCTTATTGTTAAGTTCCTGtttccaaacatggtagaaacCTATGCTTCACCTGTATCAGCAGCAGTTCAGTGTACAAGCTACATGTATAGTCTGCACTTGTGTTTAAAAGCTGCATACCAGCTGCTTGGTTTGAGTGGTCGCAGAACGAGAATTCGACATGCCGATTCGTGATCAAGTGGCAGCTGGATCGCGTACAGTCCCCGCTAGCAGTAAGTGGGCCCCACTCCCCGTCAGGCCCACATTCTGTCAGAGAAATGCATGGCCCAACGGGCGTTTTGGTGGACAGAGCCTGACAAAACAGGCGGCAAAGCCTGCTTCAGCTTTAAGCTGATCAGACGGCCGGTGTGAAAAATGTTGGGTCCCAAAGGCTATCCATCAACCAGGTGCTGCGACTCGGTTCAAAGTGAATCACAGTTGTGACTGTAGTAAAGGTGCCCTGCTAAATGTGTGGTCGACCAGCTACAGCCTACTATctccaaaaaaaaagaaaaaaaacagctACAGCCTACAGGTGACTTGTACTAAAGCGATGTAAAGCAGGAGCACATTTTAAGATAGCTAGTTTAAGGTATTTCTTTCTCAAGCATTACAACATAATAACATAATAGTACATGCTCATTTTTCTTATGAATACGCGGAAGAGCTGCGTATCAttgtatttttctaatttattaTAGGATTTGCCTATTAGGGGGCATGCAGTACTAAAGCAGATAACCAGCTAGCAGCTTGCCGGTCAGGCTTTAGTGGATTACTCGCGTCTTAGCTTCCCTAGATGTTTTGCTCCTGCCAAGCATCAGATGCCgaattcttgcttcagcatGCAGCTCGGAGCATTTGTTGTCGAAAACGCGCCGATTGTCGATTGTGCTACTTCCATATCTGCAACACTGACAGCATGCATGAAGAGCGTGTCGAAGCCTTCCCAGGCTAGACCGTTGCGCAATGAGCTAGCAGCGGCTACTAATCCACCACTCCTCCACAACCACCAGGTCCACAGTAAAGTTACATGGCAGCAGTCCGGTCCATCCGAAAACGTTTCACCATACTTGCTTGGCAAAAGAGCTCTCTACGAAAAGGCGATTCACAGTTCAGCTCAGCTCCTGATCACGTAATAACATgattttaaatggctagctaaAGCGTTTAGAGGCGGGGCTACAGCGTTTAGCAGACTATAGCCGGTTTTAGCGGGCTAAATACCATAGCGGCTGCCCTTTATAGAAGCTATAGCCGCCTATAGCGGCAGCTATAGCCGGCTATTTAAAACCTTGCATAATATGctagtattttatttggatacCTTTTCATTCCCTCCAATCGATAGGTACCAGGACGGATCGAGGTGGAAATTTAGTTTATTTTTCCCTCCAATCCATAAGTATTTATCCAAACAAATGCCGCAGGAGTTGCCTGTCCCTTATCCATAGATGTCATCAGAATTCAAGCCGCATGAAGAATTTTACCTTTAGCGGCGCCCATGTTTTCCAAAATACATCCATGTGGTACATCAGCTCCCCGCCTTGATGTAGCATCTCGCATGCGGATTTCGTAGAATATAAATAATATTTGACTAGAAAGTGCGAGTATTTGGCACAAGGTGAGAAAGCTTCAAAGTGGTTGAGGAACATTGGACTTATGATGGTACCACAGATTTGTAGGTGTGCATTTGCCTCATTATTACATACGTGTTTTTTTCTTCCAAAGAGAGTACTGCATATACTTGTCGTTAGCTAACTTTGTCCACTACATATATGATGACAAGTGTATGTTTACGCAAAACTTCAGCATATAAAATCCATTATAGTTGCAAATAGCTAGTGGTGCAAGCATATAAAGAAACTTGACTTCAATAAATTATTTTACAATTGtgggttcttttttttttacaaaacgCAATACATGCAAATTCTTGTATACACACATGTACACTGACTCAATGAAAGCAAGCACGTACGCTCTACACGCTTCCAAGAGACTGGGCCAGCTGATGATCACAAGAAACCCAACTGAGTGCTTCAATAGTTGTTCAATAAACCATAAGAAAAAAATATCCTTCTTATCCCTACAACTTCAGCTGCCACCAATCAACTCATCTACCTTCCGCCATGGTTCCCACCTTGACTGACCCAGACTACTCAGTCTGTATTGGCTGCCACTTCTCTCGCAACTCCTACAACTACCTTCTAGAAGAACATCAGGGCCAAAGGCGTCCTTTTTTCTACCTCCCATATTGTTATTTGACAATGTCATTATTATGCAAGTCCATTTCCTACAATAATCAAACTGATTGGATTATTTAACAGCTCAAAGAAATCAAAACCTTTGTAGACCAGCTTGTATCATCAATATATAATCCATTTTTTAGGAACCAATCTTTTTGTAGTCTTAGGAGTAGTACTCTGCTTATGCATGAACCAACCAACCTTACAAATTAGAGCACACCACATACACTAGGTGCTGGCCTACTGCACTAATCAGACATCTACTTACTGATCAGTGGCATGCATGTGCCTGTCTTGCATGCGTGCCCCCAAACCCTTTTGCCCACTTTTCATCATTAGACAAAGCGAGCAAAATAAACTCACAAACACTGACTAATCACCCACACTTAACAAGAAGTGGACCATAATAAGAACGTGTTTGGGAGAGCTCCAGTCGGCTCCGGCTCCTTCTAACAAAATACTGCTCACTGGAGCtgtttttctctctcttctcccctccctctcgTGGAGCTAGAAGGAGCCGGTGGAGTCTCTTCCAAACGGAGCCTAAGATGAACAAGACCCTCTCCTGACTTTGAGATTTTCTTGGACCTTTCAAACCACACGACGCGTGGGAGCTGAGACCGGAGCAATTGTTCCGTGAATAATGAGCCATGTGTCGTTGGCCCGAAGGGTCCAAGCAAGCAAGGATCCAAAGTTTAGAGGACCTCACGGCAATTATTCCACACTTAAGCTATCACTAATGACAATTAAGCCCCTCATGCCAATCATGGCATGTGTGATGTACCCGTCCCCAGTAAGCAGGGGTCCTGCACGCGTGCAGCTACATGCAGAAGGGGCTCATGTGAAACGACGGAAGCGCATGCGCCGCCGCAGGCGGAGGCCCACCGCTGCAATTGCTCTCTGGCGACGATGAGCCTGCCGAGGCCGACGAGGAGGAGTTGGAGCCGTCGGTCTTGAGAGGGCTCTGGCGGCCGGGGTTGAACGGTGGGATGTCGGccggcgcggccgggggcgggTGGCGCCACCTCGGGAGCGGGCCGGCGAGGAGTAGCGTCTGGAGCAGTGGCCCGGCCGACACCACGGCCTCAACCAGGCGGCCCTTCTCGGGCAGCCGCCGCGCGAGCGCCATTTCCAGCTCCGTGTCGTCGACGCAGGCCGCGGCGTCCGGCGCGTGCTCGTccgtgacggcggcggcgcctcctCCGCTTCCTCCGAGAACGCCGGCGGCGTGGAGGCTCGGAGTaggcgccggcggcgctgcCGTCGCCTGGGCctggtggtggaggaggagcaggagggaGTGGCAGtgtcgccggagctcgtcccGCTCGGCGGCCGCGGACGCCACGAGCGCGGCGAGCCGCGCGGCCTCGGACTCCATGCGCCGGAGCTCCGCCTGGTGCGCGGCGCGCGACGCGTCGAGCTCCGCCAGCGCGCGAACCAGCGCCCGCCGAAGTTCCGACGCCGTCGACAACGCGCAGGAGTCCAGCtggccgccaccgccggcggcggcgtcgtggTCGTCGAACGGAGCGCCGGCCGTGTAGTCCCACGCGTAGGCAAGCGTGGCGGCGCCAGCGGTGGGCTGGAGCTGGTGGCCGCCGTGGAGCAAAGGGTGGCCGCCGTGGTCTTCCATCCACGAATTGCGTTGTGTTTGGGTTCAGGGGTATTGCCAAATTGTGGGATGATGGCAATATGAGATAGAAACTAAAGGGGGTGTGTGTGTATGTGATCTTGGTTTGGTGATGGTGGTAGGGCATATATGTAGGAGAGCTTTTTTCTGTGTTTCTTATTTTCCCCTTTTAACTCTCGGTGGTGCATTTTGTGAGTTGAAAAAAGTTGTGGGGTATGTTGGTATTCCTTGTTTTTTGGCTGTCTCACTAGAACCTGACTCTCCACATGCAGTAGTAGCGGAGGACGGATCAAAATCCAAGGTATGGCGACTTCGGTACAGTACTTGTTCTAATGCCTAAAAGAGTTAAATCTTCCCTAAATAATCGAGCCCAAAGTTGAGCATGTATACTCCTAGCAAAATTTAAGGTATGGCTGGAAATATCACGATATTCATAGACTATTTCTGCAGATGGAAAAAAAGGGTTACACCTGAGAAAATACCATGACAGGCTGGGCTAACATTTCCATATATGTTCATAAAAGTGACAGAAAAATGCAGATTCTTACTGTAAAATAGTATATGCATACTATTAAATTAATTCAGAGTTATTGTCAATCTTTCTCGGAGATAATATTGGCACCACCAAGGGTACGTACAAAAGGTCGAATCATACTTAAAATAGTAATAATTAGTTGGATCTTAAGTACTTGGAACATGCTTTGATTAAGCACCTTGTGCTTTAAACATTGGAACTTTGTGAAACCATATTATTTGTCGTGAAAATATTAATTTCCTTGGTATCATTTTAAACTATAATCAGTTAAGAATTGTTGCTTACTAGACATTTGTATATATTCTACTATATTGAAGTTGGTGATGAAAGTTACACTTCAATGATTGCATCAGTATCTAAGATGATTGTCAATGGAGGGATTGTATCTTAGGGCACCGGAGCAAATCAATGTGGTTTGTTGAGTCACTAGTTTGCACTAGATATGTTCTATATAAAAGTTAGAAGTGATGATATTCGTTAACATTGTGTTCTCCTTTCTATCTTTCTATAGTTTCCAATATCTCATAAGTCATAACAACTTGTTTCTGAAATGCCATAAATATATGTACTACTAAATCAGCTAGCTGGGGAGTGGTTTGACTATATAAACTTTATTAGTGGTGTACGAGATCAGAATGCCTATCTGATTAGTGGATGTTTTCAATATATGGGACGAGCTCATGAATCCTTGAGGACGACCTAGTAGTCTTCTTGGGATTTTTCTAGGTTTGATTATTGTCACTTTCACATACGTCTCGTCTATGCATACTATGGTGGTCACTCATCTACCGAAGCCTCTAATGATAATTAACAACAAGATGCTTTATATGAATTGACCTCTCACCATTTAGTTTGAGACGTCCAAATCATAAGTGATGTCAACTAGAATTTTTAGAAAATTTCTTTAATTATCTTTCTTTAGTAAATTTCACTTTGAAGCATAGTTGTGTTTAACTTGAATAATTGGTCAAGATCGTTTATCTCTACCATTTCCAAAGCAAATAATGTTTCTTGGTCCATCAATCGGAATCCGGACAAATCAATTGGAACCCGGACAATTAATACCTCACGCGGTCATGACACGGCCTATACATGGAGTGAAAGAGCACAAAGTTGATGGTCTCATGTAGGTCCGGGTAAAATTATATTACCTATGGCAACACACGAACATTGTGCTAGTAAGATTCTTAGTTAGGGTTGGAAAAATGTTTCACTTTATTCTGTCTAATTGCAGCAAGTCTGAGCTCGATTGACACTTTTTTCTTTCTTGAAAACATGCAGGAGAACCGCACGCGAGAATTAAGATTATAGAGGCACTACATTTTCAACTTAGGGTATGTTTGGATCACCCTGACTAAACTTTAATCCCTGTTATATTAAATACTAATTAGATATCATATTGAATATTTGAATACTAATTAGAAGTACTAAACATatactaattataaaactaattgcacagatggtggctaattcgcgagacaaatccATTGAGCCTAATTACTCCAAGATTTGATCATGttgtgctaatgatggattaattatatttaataggttcatctcgtgaattagcctccatttattcaattagttttataattagtctatatttaatactcctaattggtTTTGTAAATTTAGTCACCCGGACCCAAACAGACCCTTACGCCGTTCTCAGTACACTTAAATGCAACTGTTAACATGGAAGCTAAAAATGACTCATGAGCCTGTGTTTGAACTTACTCAAAAAGAAAGTTTCCTTTCTTTTTGAACAACCTCTTCTGTCGTTCTAACCCTTCTTTCTGTTCTCCTTTTTCCTCTTTATGCAATGCGTGCATGAATCCTATGTTTTCCACAAGAAGGGAATCCAAGATGGGAACTATATATCATGCCATCATACCCTATCCAATCATGCATCCTGATCCTAGGTTCTGCCTTCTGTCCCTATGCAGAACATGCATATCTATCTCTAATgatatcatccaggcaaagtcATCTTCATCCCTGCCAAACTTTAGCTTAAATACTGCAGCTAGAGATAGTTGTTTACCTGTTCGGCATCTAGGGAAGGCAGGGAGCTAAGCTGCAAGTGGCTCAAATGTGAAGTGTCTTACTGAACTAACCTGTAGCAACAAGAAGCTATAAAGAGGCAAGCATGTCTGTATTGATTGCATCTAACTTCTCATACATCACTTTCACCGGCACCAGCTTCACAGAAAAAGATGGACCAAACTAAAGCTGCAAGCAAGACCAGTAGTCCAGTACACACATATAGTATCTCATATCTCTGACTTGGGGAATGTCCGTATTTGCATCTGCATGTGTTGTTGTTAGTTGGTAGGCAGCAGGGTGCTTGTCAGGTGGAACTTCAGATGACCTGTGGCACATGCATCTTGACATCAAAGTCTCCCTGTCTAACATGGAGAGAGGGTCAGATTACATAGCTCCTAGAGCTCCAACCTCTTGGAAAATGGGTGATGGGCTTTGTTGACAATATAGACCATTTGGTTCAATTTTAATTTTATTCCCTTTGATTTAATATTTCCCTACGCAAATTATACTACATTGTCCTTACTGGCAGGGGATAAATACATCTGTATCTGTTAGGACCCCCTATGTTTGATTTGGTGGTGACCTAGCTACTCTGTACTCGTAGGCAACCCACTAATGGGTAATCTATCAACACGTCTCACTGACGTGTGGACCCGGTTCTTGAGATATTTTTCTTTCCATCATCTTGACTATATACGTCTGACGACACATGAGCTGTAAGCGTGTGCTACTGTAGCCATCACAGACAGTGAGTTAGGAGCAGGGTCGGCTTAAATAACGAAAGGCGGGTGCAACGAGCCAGCTTCAGGTCAGACCCCTTGCAACAGTCATGCAAGAATCCAAGAACTGGATTGGTACAGCCAGCTGACACTAGGAAGTCTGGGACGTCCATGCATGCAGCAGCACCACCCTTCTTCAAAACTGACTGACTTGCACGCGCAACAAATTTGTGCACTCTTGATTCTGTGGTATACACAGCTGGGACGGTTGTGTTTCTGTTGAAGAAACAAGCAGAGATACGAAAGGGAAAACTGCTGTACGTTACACCGTAAGGACAAATGAAAACTTTAAGTAGAAAAATCAATATTGTAAGTATGTACAACTCATCCTATACAGGTGCCCAAGATTCATTTATGCCAAGAAAATTGGTGGCATAAGAATAACAGATTTCTTTGTTGAAAAATTGCCCTCACACTCATACATGACAAATGATAAATTAATTTCCGCAGATTAATAATTTCACTAAACAATCTTCAactcctcgcaaaaaaaaaactaaacAATCTTCAACGCCTGGTCACCTAGCTAGATAGTCGTAGAAACCTGTTCAATGGATTTCTAATAATCCGGAGTATTATTGTTTATATTAGTCCAGTTAAGATATGGACGTAATTAAACTTTGATTAACCTATCTGTGGCAGCGAGGAGCCCAAGTCATGAACAAATCATCATCTTTTATTGTGTAGCGTCCAGCTCATCTCGGCTGCCCTATTTGGCCCCATGTCTCGTTCATAGTAAAGTCAAGAACCTAAACCGAGCCCCCATTTTCCATGCTATTTAGGTAGCTTCTACACTTATATACCAGGCTCTAGACCACGTATTCCCTATTTCAGCAGTATTTGAGGATGACCTCTCTCTGATTCCCACTACCGTACTTGAAGGGAGTTGCATGTACATGAATGCTAGCCAAAGCTATCCCTTTGACCTTTTTGGATTGGCATGTGCTGGTTATTTTCCACTTAATTATTAGCATGTTTTTTTTCAAACGGATTGGCAAAGCTGTTACTTTGTTGTAACATTATAAATTATTATAAGAAGAGAAATGCTCCAGTTTGTAAGAAAACAATCGGTCCCAGAACCCGAAAAAATAGGAGGCAAAATCCCAACCACATACAGCTCTCACAACTGGCTAACCAGAACCACACGGTTTTTAAGAGGAGAAAATATGCAGGACCACACAACTAAAAATCTAATATGGCTAGGAATATACCTAGACAACAACTCACAACCCCTAGCAAACTCAACTCGTGGGATAACTATTTCACTAGGTCATACAGCACACTCACACACCCAGCTCGCATTGGACTGCTTCAATGCCTTGTAGGGCCTACAGTCTATTCCTTCGCTAGTGCAGCACTATATTTACACAAATTCCCCTCCTCACTAGGCACCATCCCTTTGCTAGTGCAGCACTACATTTACACAAATTTCCCCTCCTCTCTAGGAATGGACCTATGCCTGTGCTTAGGTGTAGAGATGAAAACGGTCGGAAACGGTCAGAAAAAGATCTTAACCACTTTCATTTTCATATTTTTGTTCGGGAACGGAACGGAAACGAAATTGGAAGAGCCCGATCGGGAAAACAAAATTGGATATATATTACTTGGGGAACAGAACAATTCGGTCGGAAATATATTGATAGCTTTGGGAACCGGTAGTTAAAAATAGGAACACAAACCCATATAACTACTCCAAATGTTCAACTCAATACAATGGATACAGTTGTGCATAGCACGTAGGCAAATAATACTATAGGTTGGTAGATAGccgtcggaggatttctccagccgggtggcggagtgcacccgcctaattctagtttaggatgagtttggggcaaGTCAAGGAATGCTCGATCAAGAGACGTATGAACACGAGAAGgacacaagggtttagagtggttcagaccGCCGGAGCGTATTACGTCCACTGTGTGATGTATTACTTGTTTTGATGAGGAACGACTAACCCTCAGTGAGTGTCAACTTCTTTGTGTGAGTGAACTCTTCTGAGAGTATGTGAAACTAGTGGTGTGTGTGTGTCTAAGCTTGAGACTAGTGAGCTTGAGGAAGCTTGTGAGGGCTTGTGGAACTTGTGAAAGcttgtgttctaacgtgcgCGCCCTCCCTttgctcaaggggagcgcgtatactgagcggggtcccgacaggtggacccagcaacatattaaataacgttCCCATCGGAGCCTTTAATGCCTTAGATCCTGAGATCTTCCTCATCAGCCTCCGTGCGTATCCTCCgtctggatatggtcttgtgccgtcCTGCTAGCACAGGGTCTGCTGCCATAGACATGCGCAGAGGGAGTCGTGCTGTCGCTGTAGAGTCAGCTTCCACTGACAGGTGAAGGGGCTTCACTGACCCGCCGTGCTGTAGCCTTTCCGCACTGTAGCTGTGCACGGCGTGGCCTTCCTGTAGCAGGTCATAATGAATccttgctcacgcgcgcggcgctatGATGTGACTATTCATCCCTTGCTCACGCACGCGGCGCGGTGAcatgacgcgccgcctcggtaactggcgggcttaccgtgatgtCAGCCATACCTGCCCGTCGTGTCagagggcagcccatgccctgtctcgggCACGCTCACCTCAACCACGCACATTTAATGCGGCAGTTGGGTTGGCTTCTCGCAGAAGACTAGAACCCTCCGGACATGTGGCGGCGCTGGTTTAGCGGGCGCTCCTTTAGGGGCATGTGGCGGTACCGGATCTCCTCCCGGGAGGGATGGGAGGTCCGGGTCCCCTAGCTGGCCCAGGCGCTCAgaccccctgggggtccggcttctTCACATGGGGGTCCAGGATCAACCCGCGGTGGTCCGGCCTCGTGACACCCATTCCTAAGCACTTTTGTCCTTGCGgacacgtggaggcgccggacctgctagTGCGTGGAGGGAGGTCTGGAGACCGTGCCCCCAGCCATCAGGCCCAGGCCGTATGCCCTGTTGCCCAGAAGCTTAGCGCGAGGTTACAGATTCCTCGGGCTGGACACACTGGTAGCAgatacccctatctgtatgtaccgacaatagCACTACAATTCAGAAAAATAATGTACGTTACCTGAGATGATTAAGTTGAAGGACTCAATCAAACTAAATTTCATGACACATATTGACACTAAAACAAGTTCAAGTAACAAAGATTATCACACCGTAATTTAAGTAACAACTCATGCATAACATTGCCTCATAGTAGCAGTGTGGCACGCTCCCGCACTTATATAGTAATAATCTGACGGctgaaaaaggagaaaagaagaaataatgaaaaataaaaaagaaaccTGCATACATCATACATGCATCTGCATGGCCTTCGCTGGCACATGTACACAAGCAGCACCCGAGCCACTCAGCCAGCAAAATGCGCCATGGGCCTTCGCTGGCACATGCACACAAGCAGCATGTGGCCCATGAGTGCCGCAGCAGCCACggtttttttatattttttaggATTTCGAAGAAATATATTTTAGGTCACATAATTTGCTGAAATATAGTGGCTATAAAAAAACGCCTTTTCAACCAGCGGCTCGACATACCGCCGATTCAAATGGCTGTTTCCGA
The sequence above is drawn from the Panicum hallii strain FIL2 chromosome 7, PHallii_v3.1, whole genome shotgun sequence genome and encodes:
- the LOC112900446 gene encoding uncharacterized protein LOC112900446, with protein sequence MEDHGGHPLLHGGHQLQPTAGAATLAYAWDYTAGAPFDDHDAAAGGGGQLDSCALSTASELRRALVRALAELDASRAAHQAELRRMESEAARLAALVASAAAERDELRRHCHSLLLLLHHQAQATAAPPAPTPSLHAAGVLGGSGGGAAAVTDEHAPDAAACVDDTELEMALARRLPEKGRLVEAVVSAGPLLQTLLLAGPLPRWRHPPPAAPADIPPFNPGRQSPLKTDGSNSSSSASAGSSSPESNCSGGPPPAAAHALPSFHMSPFCM